The following proteins are encoded in a genomic region of Necator americanus strain Aroian chromosome II, whole genome shotgun sequence:
- a CDS encoding hypothetical protein (NECATOR_CHRII.G5031.T3), translating into MVDERMTSSLVATKFTPPTRNLKNNRDELDATHALMERTSRTATKRRRRRRCTPIGEVHIRPEGNFLWMCREKNVVATVPHNSLQEKQIAGKISGKKQEDRSIGKSYG; encoded by the coding sequence ATGGTCGACGAACGAATGACTTCAAGTTTAGTGGCCACGAAATTCACGCCTCCTACTCGAAATCTCAAGAACAATCGAGACGAATTGGACGCGACACATGCTCTAATGGAACGGACGTCACGTACGGCCACTAAGCGCCGACGAAGACGACGATGTACACCAATCGGTGAGGTCCACATCAGACCAGAGGGGAATTTCTTGTGGATGTGTCGTGAAAAGAACGTGGTTGCCACGGTACCTCACAATTCcttacaagaaaaacaaatcgcagggaaaatttctggaaaaaaacaagaggatAGAAGCATAGGAAAAAGTTATGGCTGA